A window of the Brachyspira suanatina genome harbors these coding sequences:
- a CDS encoding phage head completion protein, protein MKVAKLIHSITFYISEYVDNKNGTGKTQLKELRKVKCSIEDITFKDIQQGKRKDLERTLKVHTHYFKEFDTKGMMAKINNEDDIYEVIYRENVSYKNIECIFTIKKLINNKSG, encoded by the coding sequence ATGAAAGTGGCTAAACTGATACATTCTATAACTTTTTATATATCTGAATATGTAGATAATAAAAATGGAACAGGAAAAACTCAATTAAAAGAATTAAGAAAAGTTAAATGTTCTATTGAAGATATAACATTTAAAGATATACAGCAAGGTAAAAGAAAAGATTTAGAAAGAACTTTAAAAGTACATACTCATTATTTCAAAGAGTTTGATACTAAAGGAATGATGGCCAAAATAAATAATGAAGATGATATTTATGAAGTAATTTATAGAGAAAATGTTTCATATAAAAATATAGAATGTATATTTACAATAAAAAAATTGATAAATAATAAAAGCGGATAA
- a CDS encoding phage major capsid protein, with the protein MKPEELRALIEKLKNENALALTTLDELMQKRNAYSSMSIEERNIKKDDISKLDNDIDTLMQVIENRNKEIERYDKLLSLQTNSSMNKRNTADNLDTSDADNEAELRSKVDRWFRTGNDKEIRETLQAGVAEGGGNTIAPQYLVKDIIKELDKTVRIRTRANIIPAMNGYSNIGIPTLESDLNNLEWTSEIGEVQEDANMAFGKREMKANQLTKLVKISKRLIKQSNIDIQAFVQQRIAFKLAATLEYNYLYGNGTDKPLGIFAQTSDNTAAIPTDRDIKVGTANAAITYDGLVDAVSGLEGGYQNGAVWMLNKKAIAALRKLKDKQDRPIWQESLVAGQPSVLLGIPVIQNDFIEDKLESTKYFGFLGNLNYYWIMDSLSMELQVLYELYSKTNQVGFQVGYWGDGAPIQKSAFVRLLANDQAYAA; encoded by the coding sequence ATGAAACCAGAAGAATTAAGAGCTTTAATAGAAAAACTAAAAAATGAAAATGCTTTAGCTTTAACAACTCTTGATGAACTTATGCAAAAAAGAAATGCATATTCTTCTATGAGTATAGAAGAGAGAAACATTAAAAAAGATGATATATCAAAATTAGATAATGATATAGATACTTTAATGCAGGTTATAGAAAACAGAAATAAAGAGATAGAAAGATATGATAAACTTCTATCGCTTCAAACTAATTCTTCTATGAATAAAAGAAATACAGCTGATAATTTAGATACTTCCGATGCTGATAATGAAGCTGAATTAAGATCTAAAGTAGATAGATGGTTTAGAACAGGCAATGATAAAGAGATAAGGGAAACACTTCAGGCAGGAGTTGCTGAAGGTGGCGGTAATACTATCGCACCTCAGTATCTTGTAAAAGATATTATAAAAGAACTTGATAAAACTGTACGAATAAGAACAAGAGCAAATATAATTCCTGCTATGAACGGATATTCTAATATAGGAATACCAACGCTAGAAAGTGATTTAAATAATCTTGAATGGACATCAGAAATAGGTGAAGTTCAAGAAGATGCTAATATGGCTTTCGGTAAAAGAGAAATGAAAGCAAATCAATTAACTAAATTGGTAAAAATTAGTAAGAGATTAATAAAGCAGAGCAATATAGATATTCAAGCTTTTGTACAGCAAAGAATAGCATTCAAATTAGCAGCTACATTGGAATATAATTATTTATATGGCAATGGAACAGATAAGCCTTTAGGAATATTCGCACAGACTTCAGATAATACAGCCGCTATTCCAACTGATAGAGATATCAAAGTAGGAACTGCAAATGCTGCTATAACTTATGATGGTTTAGTAGATGCCGTAAGCGGTTTAGAAGGCGGATACCAAAATGGTGCGGTGTGGATGCTCAATAAGAAAGCTATTGCGGCATTAAGAAAATTAAAAGATAAGCAGGACCGCCCTATTTGGCAGGAAAGTTTAGTAGCAGGACAGCCTAGTGTTTTACTTGGAATACCTGTTATACAGAATGACTTTATAGAAGATAAGCTGGAATCTACAAAATACTTCGGTTTTTTAGGAAACTTAAATTATTATTGGATCATGGACAGTTTATCAATGGAGTTGCAGGTTCTATATGAATTATACAGCAAAACAAATCAGGTAGGTTTCCAAGTAGGATATTGGGGAGACGGTGCTCCTATACAAAAATCAGCATTTGTAAGATTATTAGCAAATGATCAAGCGTATGCAGCTTAA
- a CDS encoding HK97-gp10 family putative phage morphogenesis protein: protein MSGVIRKTSISIKGLDEFRKTLEELGGDFKKAIKAGARKAGNEIAKEANAEAKSRGWSENKYYDVKERKSSKGSDTSVAIKVGTLEKKGGGVPSKNKIKWYKEQGDRYYVRFPEYGTVSQPPQPLLIPIFESKKDVIEEYIKQKLQQAIDKANKKNK from the coding sequence ATGTCAGGTGTTATCAGAAAAACTTCTATAAGTATAAAAGGACTTGATGAGTTCAGAAAGACTTTAGAAGAACTAGGCGGCGATTTCAAGAAAGCTATAAAAGCAGGAGCTAGAAAAGCAGGAAATGAAATTGCAAAAGAAGCCAATGCTGAGGCAAAAAGTAGAGGCTGGAGTGAAAATAAATACTATGATGTAAAAGAAAGAAAATCATCAAAAGGAAGCGACACTTCAGTAGCTATAAAAGTTGGAACATTAGAAAAAAAAGGCGGCGGAGTTCCATCTAAGAACAAAATAAAATGGTATAAAGAACAGGGAGATAGATATTATGTACGCTTCCCTGAATATGGGACAGTTTCTCAGCCTCCTCAGCCTCTTTTAATTCCTATTTTTGAAAGTAAAAAAGATGTTATAGAAGAATATATAAAACAAAAATTACAGCAAGCAATAGACAAAGCAAACAAAAAGAATAAATAG
- a CDS encoding tyrosine-type recombinase/integrase encodes MASKKYKELILQNNNIISQEQAELLYKQANYLNILDYMKEEQLIKQIDYETEKENFFKQCSKTKSNHTKRQYKNGLNKLEEYCKMNNKNILFIKAREADDFITEVNSSELSNLSIRALVSSCSSFFSFLERRYPFMKNPFRGTKTRPPVKNKKRLEVPTKKEIELIIKDISDPLIKVAIIFIMECGVRVGALPKLEIRNNKYYSYSKGKEISWKVTDKVIKLLKQNNLSFNNPFRNKSSEVIRNIFYRSSKRLYNQGKIKAAYSIHDIRHYFAVTLYKQTKDIELIRQALNHSSIAITGIYLKSLEVE; translated from the coding sequence ATGGCTTCTAAAAAATATAAAGAATTAATATTACAAAATAATAATATAATAAGCCAAGAGCAAGCAGAACTTCTTTACAAACAAGCTAACTACTTGAATATACTTGACTATATGAAAGAAGAGCAGCTTATTAAACAGATAGATTATGAAACAGAAAAAGAAAACTTTTTTAAGCAATGTTCAAAAACAAAAAGCAATCACACAAAAAGACAGTATAAAAACGGACTTAATAAACTAGAGGAATACTGCAAAATGAATAATAAAAATATTTTATTTATTAAAGCAAGAGAAGCTGATGATTTTATAACAGAAGTTAATTCTAGTGAGCTTTCTAATTTAAGTATACGTGCATTAGTTTCTTCCTGCTCTTCTTTCTTTTCATTTTTAGAAAGAAGATATCCATTTATGAAAAATCCTTTTCGAGGTACAAAAACTCGTCCGCCTGTAAAAAATAAGAAACGTTTGGAAGTGCCAACTAAAAAAGAAATTGAATTAATAATTAAAGATATATCTGATCCTCTCATAAAAGTGGCCATCATTTTTATAATGGAATGCGGTGTGCGTGTTGGTGCTTTACCTAAACTAGAAATAAGAAATAACAAATATTATTCATATTCAAAAGGCAAGGAAATAAGCTGGAAAGTTACTGACAAAGTTATTAAATTATTAAAACAGAATAATCTTTCTTTTAATAATCCTTTCAGAAATAAAAGCTCTGAAGTAATAAGAAACATTTTTTATAGAAGTTCAAAGCGTTTGTATAATCAAGGTAAAATAAAAGCCGCCTACTCTATACATGATATAAGGCATTATTTTGCTGTTACCCTATACAAACAAACCAAAGATATAGAACTTATTAGACAGGCATTAAATCATAGCAGTATAGCTATAACAGGCATATACTTAAAAAGTTTGGAGGTAGAATAA
- a CDS encoding phage portal protein, producing the protein MSVIKNIRNYIKKWLFPDFSHIDGSNFLSIQNDKTLSAVNPNTALTFSTVFACVRVIAETIATLPLFVYKINGNNKVKAKDHSLYKLLHDSPNEECTSVSFIESLITQILLQGNGFVEVVRDNFNRVTELYLIDSNKIKVYRDSNGDKMFEYSDDGGIITLSPAQVMHIAGLGWNGVIGYSPIAMMRKQITTGLYQDNFALDFFSNGVKKVPIISHPQKLSSDAKKNLKESFREAWEKGIVVLEEGMKIEPVTMNLSDAQFLESRRFSVEEICRVFRVPPHLIGDLSRSTNNNIEHQSIEFVTHTIRPWCVRIEKALNGYLLSESERKKYNIEFNLDGLLRGDTLTRQQANQIKLNNGVLTRNEWRRQENLNEVDDEYGDEYFVSQQIRPIKTVYEEPKETEDNQNFNINNNDKNKKLEEEDKNASE; encoded by the coding sequence ATGTCTGTAATAAAAAATATAAGGAATTATATAAAAAAATGGCTATTTCCTGATTTTAGCCATATAGATGGAAGTAATTTTTTATCAATTCAAAATGATAAAACTCTATCAGCAGTCAATCCTAATACTGCTTTAACTTTCTCTACAGTATTTGCATGCGTGAGAGTTATAGCAGAAACAATAGCAACTTTACCTCTTTTTGTATATAAAATAAATGGAAATAATAAAGTAAAAGCTAAAGATCATTCTTTATATAAATTATTGCATGACTCTCCTAATGAAGAATGCACATCCGTATCATTTATAGAGAGTCTAATCACCCAAATACTTCTTCAAGGCAACGGTTTTGTAGAAGTAGTAAGAGATAATTTTAACAGAGTAACAGAACTTTATTTAATAGATTCTAATAAAATTAAAGTATATAGAGATTCAAATGGTGATAAAATGTTTGAATACTCTGATGATGGAGGAATAATCACTTTATCTCCAGCACAAGTTATGCATATAGCAGGACTTGGATGGAACGGAGTGATAGGATACAGTCCAATAGCTATGATGCGTAAGCAAATAACTACAGGACTTTATCAAGATAATTTTGCATTAGATTTCTTTTCTAATGGCGTTAAAAAAGTTCCAATTATTTCACATCCGCAAAAATTAAGTTCAGATGCTAAAAAAAACTTAAAAGAAAGCTTCAGAGAGGCTTGGGAAAAAGGTATAGTTGTTCTTGAAGAAGGAATGAAAATAGAGCCTGTGACAATGAATTTGTCAGATGCTCAGTTTTTAGAAAGCAGAAGATTTTCAGTAGAAGAAATATGCCGAGTGTTCCGTGTACCTCCTCATTTAATCGGTGATTTAAGCAGAAGTACAAATAATAATATAGAACATCAAAGTATAGAGTTTGTTACTCATACCATAAGACCTTGGTGTGTTCGTATAGAAAAAGCATTAAACGGCTATTTATTAAGCGAATCAGAAAGAAAAAAATATAATATAGAGTTTAATTTGGACGGACTTTTGAGAGGCGATACTCTTACAAGACAGCAAGCGAATCAAATCAAATTGAATAATGGTGTTCTTACTAGAAATGAATGGAGAAGACAAGAAAACCTTAATGAAGTAGATGATGAATATGGAGATGAGTATTTCGTTTCTCAACAAATAAGACCAATAAAAACAGTTTATGAAGAACCTAAAGAAACTGAAGACAATCAAAACTTTAATATAAATAATAATGATAAAAATAAAAAATTAGAAGAGGAAGATAAAAATGCCAGTGAATAA
- a CDS encoding P27 family phage terminase small subunit, with protein sequence MPDKAKKAPKNAQNKPKKAVKIPNPAKSMPTAPEYFCGYSLKKWKELAPIFAEKNMLGDADLSAFELLCLHYGDAMNLYEAMINEGGSIAGYLAGKNSQTMGEYLAYHKAITAYTKMLTEFGLTPASKKKVPAPDTIEEDDPLEKMING encoded by the coding sequence ATGCCCGATAAAGCCAAAAAAGCCCCAAAAAATGCCCAAAATAAGCCAAAAAAAGCCGTTAAAATACCAAATCCTGCTAAAAGCATGCCTACGGCACCAGAATATTTTTGTGGGTATTCTTTAAAAAAATGGAAAGAACTTGCTCCTATTTTTGCTGAAAAAAATATGCTTGGAGATGCCGATTTATCAGCATTTGAACTTTTATGTCTGCATTATGGTGATGCTATGAATCTTTATGAAGCTATGATTAATGAAGGCGGTTCTATAGCTGGATATTTAGCAGGTAAAAACTCTCAAACAATGGGCGAATATTTAGCATATCATAAAGCTATAACAGCATATACTAAAATGCTTACCGAGTTCGGTTTAACTCCTGCTTCTAAAAAGAAAGTTCCTGCACCTGACACTATAGAAGAGGATGATCCGCTTGAAAAAATGATAAATGGTTAA
- a CDS encoding phage tail tape measure protein yields MSNLNVSIYADASQAIEAFGKLKDKTTDLERGFDKIGKSFDKFGSLATKSLTVPIAAGTTAFALATKKATDFDNGMREVLTLLPKLGSEGFESLKQETLAFSKEIGKVPEEVVPALYQSLSAGVPRENVFDFLKTAAEASVAGVAELETSVDGLTSVTNAYGTEVLNVNRASDIMFQTVKLGKTDFTQLSKSLFNVIPTASALGVQFEDIGAAIAVMTAQGTPTSVATTQIRQALVELNKEGSTTDKAFREIAGTSFKEFIEQGGTLQEALQMLAEKAAKSGKDVSSMFSSVEAGNAALALSGKNASKFKDALDQMNNSAGATAEAFKKIDDGPARQFEKIKAELSALVIELGNSLLPVVNEDLLPVIRDKAVPLAEKMILTIISLIKTFSDLPAPLQAASVGFVALAAGFGPALKGIVGLGKGLTEAKKTISDFKNAVSTLKTSASSIQGLSTAWKALNTVMFASPVGVITALTVGLGALAVKAYKLNQEYKALIETSNQLANSTKELNDNAFKDVGLFEEYQKLASAKELDAAATERLRQVTDKLTRLYPNLKTVVLDGITYIDSATMKLEDYRTAEESIQIQTIETKIKELEEKRKIYNAAVENLKTFLYSAGMSEGQANDEILKRSDYKKLSEVENTLNTLEKQRNDLNQSMHLRQSLTRDGIDLETKEKEANEKSINAIKGKSDAVKTSGKTYEDYLALLKQAEEEEKRRVSNLRNMGAEISDAEALEAKKDKVGAILTEMSTALNLNTNQIKYLSDNYGYALDSIKTDRFSELVKEIENSISAYERGVAVAEEFGDKVSEAEQQGQKSEIVRSGIESITNELELTTEQVEILKEKFGELWKTPTQSLASYFSANWLQMLNDTIGYTSDFYSAVQEMQIQAIEFEIEKNEERKEAALEAIEEEKKARLEAIGIMENSQKQSLLKEIKQLQNRQKVALGLYEQERIKAELEEKQKELAKIQIEEEAKAKQMEVEKNYNNEKMRLEYNSQMESWKMSLAQATASLAQAAINALASAMAVPFPANLLAYATLLGIVGSGAINLVTMNQAKPQEPKYLAKGGLVERRNGGINAVIGEGASDEAVIPLEDRILSKIGSQIFEASKAEDGSYSVDTKTSETVFNQPVYLMLDGKIVASTMLNLSKRGVKVVSQRGIL; encoded by the coding sequence ATGAGTAACTTAAATGTCAGTATATATGCAGATGCTTCCCAAGCTATTGAAGCATTTGGAAAACTTAAAGATAAAACAACCGACTTAGAAAGAGGTTTTGATAAAATAGGAAAATCTTTTGATAAGTTCGGTTCTTTAGCTACTAAAAGTTTAACTGTTCCAATAGCTGCAGGAACAACAGCTTTTGCATTAGCAACTAAAAAAGCTACTGATTTTGATAATGGAATGCGTGAGGTTCTTACGCTTCTTCCTAAATTAGGGAGTGAAGGTTTTGAATCTTTAAAGCAGGAAACTTTGGCTTTTTCTAAAGAAATCGGAAAAGTACCTGAAGAAGTAGTACCTGCTTTATATCAATCACTTTCTGCAGGAGTTCCTAGAGAAAATGTATTTGACTTCTTAAAAACAGCAGCTGAAGCTTCAGTTGCAGGTGTTGCTGAATTAGAAACGTCAGTAGACGGACTTACTTCAGTGACAAATGCTTATGGAACAGAAGTTCTTAATGTTAATAGAGCTTCGGACATAATGTTTCAAACTGTAAAGCTAGGAAAAACTGATTTTACTCAGTTATCAAAATCTTTATTTAATGTCATTCCTACCGCTTCAGCATTAGGTGTTCAGTTTGAAGATATAGGAGCTGCTATTGCTGTAATGACTGCACAGGGTACGCCTACTTCTGTGGCTACAACGCAGATTAGGCAAGCTTTAGTAGAGCTTAATAAAGAAGGCAGCACCACAGATAAAGCGTTTAGAGAAATAGCAGGAACTAGCTTTAAAGAGTTTATCGAACAAGGCGGTACTCTTCAGGAAGCTCTGCAAATGCTTGCTGAAAAAGCTGCTAAAAGCGGAAAAGATGTTTCTAGTATGTTCAGCAGCGTTGAGGCAGGAAATGCTGCTTTGGCATTATCTGGAAAGAATGCTAGTAAGTTCAAAGATGCTTTAGATCAAATGAATAATTCAGCAGGTGCTACAGCTGAGGCATTCAAAAAAATAGATGATGGTCCAGCAAGACAGTTTGAAAAAATAAAAGCAGAACTTAGTGCTTTAGTAATAGAGCTTGGAAACAGCCTTCTTCCTGTTGTTAATGAAGATTTACTTCCTGTTATAAGAGATAAAGCAGTTCCTCTCGCTGAAAAAATGATTCTTACTATAATATCATTAATAAAAACATTCAGCGATTTGCCTGCACCTTTGCAAGCGGCAAGTGTAGGATTTGTTGCTTTAGCAGCAGGCTTCGGTCCTGCATTAAAAGGTATAGTAGGACTTGGAAAAGGATTAACAGAAGCTAAGAAAACTATATCAGATTTTAAAAATGCAGTATCTACATTAAAAACATCCGCTAGTTCTATTCAAGGATTAAGCACAGCTTGGAAAGCATTAAATACTGTTATGTTTGCAAGTCCTGTTGGAGTTATAACAGCTTTAACTGTAGGGCTTGGTGCTTTAGCAGTAAAAGCATATAAATTAAATCAGGAATATAAAGCATTAATAGAGACTTCAAACCAATTAGCTAATAGCACAAAAGAATTAAATGATAATGCTTTTAAAGATGTAGGTTTATTTGAAGAGTATCAAAAACTAGCTAGTGCCAAAGAGTTAGATGCAGCAGCTACTGAAAGATTAAGACAAGTAACTGATAAACTTACTAGACTATATCCTAATTTAAAAACTGTAGTTTTAGATGGAATAACCTATATAGATTCTGCTACTATGAAGTTAGAAGATTATAGAACGGCAGAAGAAAGTATACAAATACAAACTATAGAAACAAAAATAAAAGAATTAGAAGAAAAGCGAAAGATATATAATGCTGCTGTTGAAAATCTAAAAACTTTCTTATATTCAGCTGGTATGAGCGAAGGCCAAGCTAATGATGAAATATTAAAAAGGTCTGATTATAAAAAATTATCAGAAGTAGAAAATACATTAAATACATTAGAAAAACAAAGAAATGACTTAAATCAAAGTATGCATTTAAGACAGTCTCTAACTAGAGATGGAATAGATTTAGAGACTAAGGAAAAAGAAGCTAATGAAAAGAGCATTAATGCAATAAAAGGAAAATCTGATGCTGTAAAGACAAGCGGAAAAACTTATGAAGATTATTTAGCTCTATTGAAACAAGCGGAGGAAGAAGAAAAAAGAAGAGTCAGCAACCTTCGTAATATGGGTGCTGAAATAAGTGATGCTGAAGCTCTTGAAGCTAAAAAAGATAAAGTAGGTGCTATACTCACAGAAATGAGTACAGCATTAAACTTGAATACTAATCAGATAAAGTATTTAAGTGATAATTACGGATACGCATTAGACAGCATAAAAACTGATAGATTTTCAGAATTAGTAAAAGAAATAGAAAATAGTATATCCGCTTATGAAAGAGGTGTGGCAGTTGCTGAGGAGTTCGGTGATAAAGTAAGTGAAGCCGAACAGCAAGGACAGAAAAGCGAAATAGTAAGAAGCGGCATAGAGAGCATAACAAACGAATTAGAACTTACAACTGAACAAGTAGAAATATTAAAAGAGAAGTTTGGAGAGCTTTGGAAAACTCCAACTCAAAGCCTTGCAAGTTATTTTAGTGCCAATTGGCTTCAAATGCTTAATGACACAATCGGCTATACAAGTGATTTTTATTCTGCTGTGCAGGAAATGCAAATACAGGCTATAGAGTTTGAAATAGAAAAAAATGAGGAAAGAAAAGAAGCGGCATTAGAAGCGATAGAAGAAGAAAAGAAAGCAAGACTTGAAGCTATAGGAATAATGGAAAACTCTCAAAAGCAGAGTTTATTAAAAGAAATAAAGCAATTACAAAATAGACAAAAAGTTGCTCTAGGACTTTATGAGCAGGAGAGAATAAAAGCTGAACTTGAAGAGAAACAAAAAGAACTAGCTAAAATACAAATAGAAGAAGAAGCTAAAGCCAAACAAATGGAAGTAGAAAAAAACTACAATAATGAAAAGATGAGGCTTGAATATAATTCTCAAATGGAAAGTTGGAAAATGTCTTTGGCTCAGGCAACAGCTTCTTTAGCCCAGGCAGCAATAAACGCTCTAGCCTCAGCAATGGCAGTCCCTTTCCCTGCTAATTTACTTGCTTATGCTACTTTACTTGGAATTGTAGGAAGCGGTGCTATTAATTTGGTAACAATGAACCAAGCTAAACCGCAAGAGCCTAAATACTTAGCAAAAGGCGGACTTGTTGAAAGAAGAAACGGAGGAATTAATGCTGTAATTGGAGAGGGAGCAAGCGATGAAGCGGTTATACCTCTTGAAGATAGAATACTTTCAAAAATAGGAAGTCAAATTTTTGAAGCAAGTAAAGCTGAAGATGGCAGTTATTCTGTTGATACAAAAACATCAGAAACTGTATTCAATCAGCCTGTTTATTTAATGCTTGATGGAAAGATAGTGGCAAGTACTATGCTCAATTTAAGCAAACGAGGTGTAAAAGTTGTCAGCCAGAGAGGTATATTATGA
- a CDS encoding HK97 family phage prohead protease, with product MPVNNNEIRSIDIDIQKSTDTEGEPLKLRGYAIVYNSLSEPLYGDLFRERINRGAFTKSLLENDQVCLWGHDTRYVLGRKSAGTLILREDDKGLYFEVSLPNTTWARDLKESVDRGDIKQMSFGFKVVRENWLDNKETLKEYGMPIREVEEITLHEISLVTFPAYTETNVRDQNNDAYIPKPPDKSIPIENDGFEDRSKEYKRKIQYLKIKNK from the coding sequence ATGCCAGTGAATAATAATGAAATTAGAAGTATAGATATTGATATCCAAAAAAGCACAGACACCGAAGGTGAACCTCTTAAATTAAGAGGCTATGCTATTGTATATAATTCTTTAAGTGAGCCTCTTTATGGTGATTTATTTAGAGAGCGTATAAACAGAGGTGCTTTCACTAAATCATTATTAGAAAATGATCAAGTATGTCTTTGGGGACATGACACAAGATATGTACTTGGCAGAAAAAGTGCTGGCACACTAATTTTAAGAGAAGATGATAAGGGCTTATATTTTGAAGTTTCTTTACCAAATACTACTTGGGCAAGAGATTTAAAAGAAAGCGTAGACAGAGGCGATATAAAGCAAATGTCTTTCGGCTTCAAAGTAGTAAGAGAAAATTGGCTTGATAATAAAGAAACATTAAAAGAATATGGAATGCCTATTCGTGAAGTAGAAGAAATTACTTTGCATGAAATATCATTAGTAACATTTCCTGCTTATACAGAAACAAATGTTAGAGATCAAAATAATGATGCATATATTCCAAAACCACCTGATAAATCTATACCTATAGAGAATGATGGCTTTGAAGATAGAAGTAAGGAATATAAGCGAAAAATACAATATCTAAAAATAAAAAATAAATAA
- a CDS encoding terminase TerL endonuclease subunit, protein MYTYEEYINKVINKELPVCQAAFLSVKRHLDDIEKSKNNDYPFYFDENEAKRPITFIQSLVHTKGEWANHNIILEPWEQFIIASIFGWRRKENKLRRYKKAYVQVSRKNGKTTFASGIGNYCFFCDSPAEAGVEIYYIATKKDQAKIAWSESERQIRKAKALNKEAITYKQTSTITKKKDTASKSKPLGQDSNTEDGLNPHLVIVDEYHAHPDNELLNVLESGMGARRQPLIFIITTAGFDKSSVCFSEYEYAKQVLQGSLNNDEYFTIIYEPDNINDIWVFMSEYKEKLNKNEDVSKQEELINKIIFQANPNINVSVKDSYLKSRLLEGLDKPIQRTDILTKNLNVWTQASEVWISSDRWLKSYSHQNININELKGRKACIGLDLATTRDIAAYVLCFDSIDNGPYILLPRFFMPQENIRQRSKEDRVPYELWASQGLITLTSGDIIDFDVIESSILNDAAYFEIIEIAYDPWKAIEIVTHLESEGFKMEQVRQSFAVGGLSEGTSLFEKTIDERKLLHGNNAVLNWMISCCEVKTDGRDNYLPVKPDRRRSYKRIDGVVASIMALHRVIKNHFEDTTSIYESEGVFTL, encoded by the coding sequence ATGTATACTTATGAAGAATATATCAATAAAGTTATAAATAAAGAATTACCAGTCTGTCAAGCTGCTTTTTTATCTGTGAAAAGGCATTTGGACGATATAGAAAAATCAAAAAATAATGATTATCCTTTTTATTTTGATGAGAACGAAGCTAAACGTCCTATTACTTTTATTCAATCTTTAGTACATACGAAAGGAGAATGGGCAAATCATAATATTATACTAGAGCCTTGGGAACAGTTTATAATAGCAAGTATATTCGGATGGAGAAGAAAGGAAAATAAACTCAGACGTTACAAAAAAGCATATGTTCAAGTGAGCAGGAAGAATGGAAAAACTACTTTTGCATCTGGCATTGGTAATTATTGTTTTTTCTGCGACAGTCCTGCAGAGGCTGGAGTTGAAATATACTATATAGCTACTAAAAAAGATCAAGCGAAAATTGCATGGAGTGAAAGCGAAAGGCAAATAAGAAAAGCAAAAGCTCTTAATAAAGAAGCGATTACATATAAACAAACTTCTACAATTACAAAGAAAAAAGATACTGCCTCAAAATCCAAACCGCTTGGACAGGACAGCAATACTGAAGACGGATTAAATCCGCATTTAGTTATAGTAGATGAATACCATGCTCATCCTGATAATGAATTATTAAATGTTCTTGAATCTGGAATGGGAGCTAGAAGGCAGCCTCTTATATTTATAATTACTACGGCTGGATTTGATAAATCTTCAGTATGTTTTTCTGAATATGAATATGCAAAGCAAGTATTACAAGGTTCATTAAATAATGATGAGTATTTTACTATAATATACGAGCCTGATAACATCAATGATATTTGGGTATTTATGTCTGAATATAAAGAAAAGTTAAATAAAAATGAAGATGTTTCAAAGCAGGAAGAATTAATAAATAAAATTATTTTTCAAGCTAATCCTAATATAAATGTTTCTGTAAAAGACAGTTACCTAAAATCTAGGCTTTTAGAAGGACTAGATAAACCTATTCAAAGAACAGATATTCTTACAAAGAACTTGAATGTTTGGACACAGGCAAGCGAGGTTTGGATTTCTTCTGACAGGTGGCTTAAATCTTATTCACATCAAAATATAAATATAAATGAATTAAAAGGCAGGAAGGCATGTATTGGTTTAGATTTGGCAACGACAAGAGATATAGCGGCTTATGTTTTATGTTTTGATTCTATTGATAATGGTCCATATATACTTCTGCCACGATTCTTTATGCCTCAAGAAAATATCAGGCAGCGTTCTAAAGAGGACAGAGTACCTTATGAATTATGGGCTTCTCAAGGTTTAATTACTTTAACAAGCGGTGATATAATAGATTTTGATGTTATAGAATCTTCAATCTTAAATGATGCTGCATATTTTGAAATTATAGAAATAGCTTATGACCCTTGGAAAGCTATTGAAATAGTAACACACTTAGAAAGCGAAGGCTTCAAAATGGAACAGGTTAGGCAGTCTTTTGCTGTTGGAGGTTTATCTGAAGGAACTTCTTTATTTGAAAAAACTATAGATGAACGAAAACTTTTACATGGTAATAATGCAGTTCTTAATTGGATGATAAGCTGCTGTGAAGTAAAAACAGATGGTAGAGATAATTATCTTCCTGTAAAACCTGACAGAAGAAGATCATATAAAAGAATAGATGGTGTTGTAGCCTCTATTATGGCTCTTCATAGAGTGATTAAAAATCATTTTGAAGATACGACAAGTATTTATGAAAGCGAAGGTGTATTTACCTTATAA